A single Rhopalosiphum padi isolate XX-2018 chromosome 4, ASM2088224v1, whole genome shotgun sequence DNA region contains:
- the LOC132928970 gene encoding uncharacterized protein LOC132928970 yields MALDLNQIPALPAKTTFVLHLILITWGVQGRWSPDSYLFYNIIFLGCVLWAMHLTENEKPAQLAISVNLATVCLDIVTIYCYFPSSFWLSEIFSVICALANLVLRFVTLSVLSRMCIDSSNGATDGIPPPLQNYISRGTANPQTYEDIDQPSQQQQAPSNAPFFTPYR; encoded by the exons ATGGCATTAGATTTGAATCAAATACCAGCTTTACCAGCCAAAACTACATTTGTTTTACACCTCATATTAATAACTtg GGGTGTACAAGGACGATGGAGTCCAGACTCTtatcttttttacaatataatattcttgggCTGCGTGTTGTGGGCAATGCATCTAACAGAAAATGAAAAACCAGCACAGCTA GCTATTTCTGTAAATCTTGCAACAGTTTGTTTAGATATTgttactatttattgttattttcccTCCTCATTTT ggTTGTCGGAAATATTCAGTGTAATTTGTGCCTTGGCAAATTTGGTCCTGCGTTTTGTAACACTTTCTGTTCTTAGTCGAATGTGTATAGACAGTAGCAATGGAGCTACTGATGGCATACCACCTcccttacaaaattatataa gtAGAGGAACTGCTAACCCACAAACATACGAAGACATTGATCAGCCTTCACAACAACAGCAAGCTCCAAGCAATGCACCTTTTTTTACACCTTACCGTTAA